In a genomic window of Meriones unguiculatus strain TT.TT164.6M chromosome 8, Bangor_MerUng_6.1, whole genome shotgun sequence:
- the LOC110562646 gene encoding muscarinic toxin-like protein 3 codes for MRIHLLWLLPLILLGSSAQALRCHQCSGVGNCYNPTSCKNTSRYCLTSWYTTSGHQMDVTKTCAYTCPDIHQSQIKASCCNTDLCNSTGRLHASWGLLALSIWFIYLSK; via the exons ATGAGGATTCACCTGCTTTGGTTGCTGCCTCTGATTCTGCTGGGGTCCTCAG CTCAGGCGCTGCGGTGTCACCAGTGCAGTGGCGTAGGGAACTGCTACAACCCCACGTCCTGCAAGAACACGAGCCGCTATTGCTTGACCAGCTGGTACA CAACCTCAGGCCACCAAATGGACGTGACAAAAACATGCGCATATACCTGCCCTGACATCCATCAGAGCCAGATCAAGGCCTCCTGCTGCAACACGGACCTCTGCAACAGTACTGGGAGACTCCATGCCAGCTGGGGGCTGCTGGCCCTCAGCATCTGGTTCATCTATCTCAGCAAATAG